The Desulfobotulus mexicanus genome includes the window CCATTTCCGTTAGATAATTTGCATTGATTACAGTGGCAAAAACTCCGAGAAACTCGCCCCTGCCAGAAAGGATGGGTGAGTTTATGGGCAGGACTAGGCCGCCCGTGGCCTGGGAGCGCAGCACATTGCCGATGACGGTTTTTTTGGTGGACATGGCCCTTTTAAACTCATCATTGTTGGCAATATTAAATCCAACATATTCATTGCCATTGGGCATGACGCCGGTGAGAAGTTCTCCTTTGGCATCCGCAACAAAAATGCCCTGATAGTTTGATCCAAGGGCGGGGAACTGGACCTTGAGGTTTTCAAAAACATGGAGGGCCTGGGGTCTTACAGCTGCAGACCCCTTTGTGTGGGCTTCCACCAGAAGTTTTCTGATGTTTTCTTCTTTGGCAAAGGTGTCTGCCAGACGGACTTCTGCAATGAGAAGGTTGTCCATGAGATTGGCCAGATCCTGGGCAATGCCATGGGTGTTATCTGAGGCGATGACGGTTAATGCTGTTGTGGATCTGCTCATGGCAATGAAGCCTACGGCCAGAAGGGGAATGAGAACTGAAAGCAGGCTGACACTTAGCAGCCTGAAACCTATGGATCTGACATTTACGGCCATGGTCGAACTCCTTTTTAAGAATGGTTGACTGAGCTCCTTTGATTGGATGGAATCATAACTTTTTCATGGAAAAAAGTCCAATATCTTAAAGTTTTTTCATGGAATTTTCTTTTAAGTTAACAGTGGATGGCTGAATGCCTGCTGGCTGGTGTGGGATATGAACTGATTCTTTAAACACTTTCATGGATGGGTCTTTTTAAAAAACAAAGGATGGCGTCTTCCTCAGGGTTCTTCTTTCTGGGATGCAGTTTTTTTTAGTTTGCTTTTGTTTATTATAAGGGGTAGGGATATATTTATCCTTTTTCTGTTTTTTGTGCGCGAATAAAAACGGTGTTATTTTGTCTGCGGTGATAAGGAAAGGTAAAATATTTTAAGGTTCGGAATTAAAGGTTTTTTTGGGGTATGTTCAGGGCTATGTCTTTGTAACCATATGAAAAAAGGAGGGCGCCTGTGTTCTGTTTTCAGTGTCAGGAAACCATGAAAAACACCGGATGCACGGTAAAGGGTTTCTGCGGGAAACCCGAAGAAACGGCAAGCCTTCAGGACCTTCTGATTTTTGTCATGAAAGGCATTTCCGTTTATGGCGAAAAACTAAAGGAAATGGGGGCTGCTGACCGGAGCCATGACAACTTTATCATGAAAGGTCTTTTTGCCACCATTACCAATGCCAACTGGGATAATGCCCGCTTTAGCTCCATGATTGAGGAAGGCCTGCGGCGCAGGGAAAGCCTTGCCGTTAAATTCAGAGATCTTTACCGTGAAAAAAACGGGAAGGATTGCGCAGAATCTCTTCCTGAGGCAGCTACCTGGACGGCTCCTGCTGAGGCCTTTGGGGAAAAGGCAAAAAAGGTGGGCGTTTTACTAACGGACAACGAAGACGTCCGTTCCCTGAGAGAACTTCTGACCATAGGCCTTAAGGGCATTGCGGCCTATGCGGAGCATGCGGCTGTTCTGGGATTTCATAAGGAAGAAATTGGCGAGTTCATGATGGAAGCTCTGGCTTCGACCACAAAGGAGCTGTCCGTGGATGCCATGACTGGCCTTGTTATGAAGGCCGGAGAAATGGCCGTCAGCACCATGGCCCTTCTGGATGAGGCCAATACGAAAACCTATGGTCATCCGGAACTGAGCGAGGTAAATATCGGCGTTGGCAGCAAGCCCGGTATTCTGATCTCCGGCCATGACCTTAAAGATATGGAAGAACTTCTCTGTCAGACCGAAGGTACGGGCATAGACGTTTATACCCATGGAGAAATGCTGCCTGCCAATTACTATCCTGCTTTTAAAAAGTATACTCACTTTGTGGGAAATTACGGTGGTTCATGGTGGCACCAGAATGATGAGTTTGAATCCTTTAACGGTCCCGTGCTTCTCACCACCAACTGTCTTGTGCCTTTAAAAAAGGACAATAGCTATCTGGATCGTCTGTTTACAACGGGTGTGGTGGGCTATGAAGGGGCTATGCACATTGCAGACCGGCCAGAAGGCGGGGTCAGGGATTTCTCTCCCCTCATCGAGAAAGCCAGAAGCTGTGCACCACCGATAAGCCTTGAAGAGGGAAGCATTGTGGGAGGCTTTGCCCATAATCAGGTTCTGGCACTGGCTGATAAGGTTGTGGAGGCAGTAAAGAGCGGTGCCATCCGCCGTTTTGTGGTCATGGCCGGTTGCGACGGAAGGCACAAAAGCCGCAGCTATTATACGGAAGTTGCTGAAAGTCTTCCTTCAGATACGGTCATACTTACGGCGGGATGTGCAAAGTATCGTTACAATAAGCTGAATTTAGGAGATATAGGTGGTATTCCACGGGTGCTGGATGCGGGTCAGTGCAATGACTCCTATTCCCTTGCCGTGATAGCCCTGAAACTGAAAGAAGTTTTTGGCTTAGAAGACATTAATGAACTGCCCATTTCCTATGATATAGCCTGGTATGAACAGAAGGCAGTAGCCGTTCTTCTGGCCCTTCTCTCCCTTGGGGTTAAGGGAATCCGCCTTGGTCCCACGCTGCCGGCCTTTTTGTCTCCGGCCGTGGCTAAGGTGCTTGTGGAAAAATTTGATATCAAACCCATATCCTCTGTGGAAGAAGATGTGGCAGCTATGATGGCGGGTCGTTAATGTCTGGACGGATGCTGAGACTTTTCTCAGCATCCTTAAATTTTAAGGACTTGTTTTAAACAGGAGGTTTTTATGAAGGCACCTCCCGGCGGTATGAAAACCCTGCTTCTGGCCCTTGGTCTGATTGTTGTGGGTGCCGGTATTTATGCGGCAGCGGATTTTTCCATGAAAGCCACGGATGAGCCCGCATTCTGCGGATCCTGTCACATCATGTATGAGGTGGTGCGTACCCAGCAGAATTCTGTGCATGCCTCCCTTTCCTGCAATGACTGCCATGCACCTGCGGGCGGTATGCGGAAAATCATGTTCAAGGTCAAGGCAGGTGCCAAGGATGTGTACCAGAATACCTTTGGCGATGTTCTGGATGTGATTCATACCACCCAGGCCACAAAGGATGTGGTCAATGAAAACTGCATGGCCTGCCACACCATGACAAATCTCAATGTGGCTGATGCCAAGGAATCCTGTACGGACTGCCACCGTCAGGTTCCCCATTTTTCCAAGTCGCCCATTGCTGAAAGGAGGGTAGCCAATGAATAGGACTGCTGGCCGGAATATCCGGCTGCTTGTGGTATGCTGTCTTCTGACAGCTGGATTTGTAATGGGTGGCTGTACTCAGGTTCCGGACCCTGAAACACCATCTTATAAAACAAAACTGGGGGCGGACGAAATCCGCAATTCAGCCTTTAAAAAACAGTTCCCCCTGCATTATGAAACCTTCCTTGCCAACAACGATGACACGCAGATGACCGAATATGCGGGTTCAGTTCCCCATGAAAAACACCTCTGCGGAGATCTGCCAAGGGCTTATAAATACTGTCAGCCCTATCTGAAAAATCTCTGGATGGGTTATCCCTTCAGTTATGAATACAACCGGGCCAGAGGCCACACCTTTGCCCTTTATGATGTGTTGCACATTGATCGCATCAATCGTTACAGTGAGGAGGCGGGCCTGCCCTCCACCTGCTATACCTGCAAAACGCCCAAAATGATCGAGTGGGTGGATAAATATGATGATGATTTCTGGGCCATGGAGTTTCATTCCTTCAGGGAAGAGCTGGATCTGGATGACCACACCATAGGCTGTGCCACCTGCCATGATCCCCAGAGTATGGACTTGAGAATTACCAGTGTGCCTTTGGATGAGGCTTTGAAGCGCATGGGGCAGGACTGGCGGGAGGCGTCCAGAAATGAAATGCGTTCTCTGGTCTGTGCCCAGTGCCATGTGGAATATTATTTTCAGGATAAGGCATTGGGGCCTGAGGCCAAGCCCGTATTTCCCTGGGATCTGGGCAGAAATCCAGAAAATGTCTATGAATATTATAAGGATAAGGGTTCCACTGAACGCAAGGGCTTTGAGGGAAATTTTGTGGACTGGACCCATGCGGTTTCCGATACGCCCATGATCAAGATTCAGCATCCGGAATTTGAAACCTGGTATGATGGTCCCCATGGGGCCGCCGGTGTTTCCTGCTCCGACTGCCACATGCCCTATCGCCGCATGGACGGTAAAAAGAAAATATCTTCCCACCACTGGACTTCGCCCTTGAAAAGTGCTGAAAGCATCAGCCGGACCTGCGGGCAGTGCCACAGTGATAAAACACCGGAATATCTTAAGGAGCGGGTTGTTTATACTCAGGAACGCACCTGGGAGCAGTTGATGGTGGCTCAGGATCTTTCCGTGAAGGCCCATGAAGCCGTGCGCCTTGCCCGTGCCTTTGAGGGGGAAAAGCCGGATAATTATGAAGATTTAATGATCGCCGCTCAGGAGCGAATCCGTAAGGGGCAGATGTTCTGGGACTGGATATCAGCGGAAAACAGTGCTGGTTTCCATAATCCCGCCAAAGCACTGGAAACCCTTGCCCGTTCCCAGCAGTACAGTCAGGAGGCTGTGAACTATGCCATGCAGGCCACAGGTTATGCAACGGCACCAAAGCTTGAGGGCAATATCAAAGACATAGTATCGCCCATCA containing:
- the hcp gene encoding hydroxylamine reductase, giving the protein MFCFQCQETMKNTGCTVKGFCGKPEETASLQDLLIFVMKGISVYGEKLKEMGAADRSHDNFIMKGLFATITNANWDNARFSSMIEEGLRRRESLAVKFRDLYREKNGKDCAESLPEAATWTAPAEAFGEKAKKVGVLLTDNEDVRSLRELLTIGLKGIAAYAEHAAVLGFHKEEIGEFMMEALASTTKELSVDAMTGLVMKAGEMAVSTMALLDEANTKTYGHPELSEVNIGVGSKPGILISGHDLKDMEELLCQTEGTGIDVYTHGEMLPANYYPAFKKYTHFVGNYGGSWWHQNDEFESFNGPVLLTTNCLVPLKKDNSYLDRLFTTGVVGYEGAMHIADRPEGGVRDFSPLIEKARSCAPPISLEEGSIVGGFAHNQVLALADKVVEAVKSGAIRRFVVMAGCDGRHKSRSYYTEVAESLPSDTVILTAGCAKYRYNKLNLGDIGGIPRVLDAGQCNDSYSLAVIALKLKEVFGLEDINELPISYDIAWYEQKAVAVLLALLSLGVKGIRLGPTLPAFLSPAVAKVLVEKFDIKPISSVEEDVAAMMAGR
- a CDS encoding cytochrome c3 family protein, which encodes MKAPPGGMKTLLLALGLIVVGAGIYAAADFSMKATDEPAFCGSCHIMYEVVRTQQNSVHASLSCNDCHAPAGGMRKIMFKVKAGAKDVYQNTFGDVLDVIHTTQATKDVVNENCMACHTMTNLNVADAKESCTDCHRQVPHFSKSPIAERRVANE
- a CDS encoding ammonia-forming cytochrome c nitrite reductase subunit c552, encoding MNRTAGRNIRLLVVCCLLTAGFVMGGCTQVPDPETPSYKTKLGADEIRNSAFKKQFPLHYETFLANNDDTQMTEYAGSVPHEKHLCGDLPRAYKYCQPYLKNLWMGYPFSYEYNRARGHTFALYDVLHIDRINRYSEEAGLPSTCYTCKTPKMIEWVDKYDDDFWAMEFHSFREELDLDDHTIGCATCHDPQSMDLRITSVPLDEALKRMGQDWREASRNEMRSLVCAQCHVEYYFQDKALGPEAKPVFPWDLGRNPENVYEYYKDKGSTERKGFEGNFVDWTHAVSDTPMIKIQHPEFETWYDGPHGAAGVSCSDCHMPYRRMDGKKKISSHHWTSPLKSAESISRTCGQCHSDKTPEYLKERVVYTQERTWEQLMVAQDLSVKAHEAVRLARAFEGEKPDNYEDLMIAAQERIRKGQMFWDWISAENSAGFHNPAKALETLARSQQYSQEAVNYAMQATGYATAPKLEGNIKDIVSPIKEHSRKLQQSQDHLDSHPWLGYLPLLPEADLVWDLNKRVGPEAP